Genomic DNA from Modestobacter versicolor:
GATTCACACCGAATTTCACGGGCTCGGTGCTACTTGGGATACAACTCGGGAGGCCTTGTGTTTTCGTGTACGGGGCTCTCACCCTCTACGGCGACCCCTTCCAGAGGCCTTCCACTAACACAAGACTTTCTGACTCCCTGCACCCTCGGCAGAAGGCACTGAATCGTCCCACGACCCCGACCACACAACGCCTGCCGGCTTGACATGCGATCGGTTTAGCCTCATCCGCTTTCGCTCGCCACTACTCACGGAATCACGGTTGTTTTCTCTTCCTGTGGGTACTGAGATGTTTCACTTCCCCACGTTCCCTCCACACGCCCTATGTGTTCAGGCGCGGGTCACACCACATGACTGGTGCGGGGTTCCCCCATTCGGAAATCCTCGGATCAACGCTCGGTTGACAGCTCCCCGAGGCTTATCGCAGCCTCCTACGTCCTTCATCGGCTCCTGGTGCCCAGGCATCCACCGTGTGCCCTTAACAACTTGACCACACAAACACCCACGCCCACCCACAACACAACGAGCCCAACCACCACCCCCACAAGGAGAGCCAGATGACCGGACCCGGAGACGTTCATGGATCAGCGCAGATATCCAGATACATACCTACAAACTTGCTAGATGCTCGCGTCCACTGTGCAGTTCTCAAAGTACGGAAAGTCACTCCACATCCCCCACCGCCAGACCCCGATGACAACCCTTCCAGGCACACCGGGCGGTACGACGAGCATGAAGCCCTCCGAGAAGAAACACCCACTCCCACCACGCAAGCAGCGGAGGCGGCCCGTTCCCTCAGGACCCAACAGCGTGCCTACGACCAGCCCCCCACCACCACCGCGTTCCACACCCACCCCAGAAGGGCAGGCCGTACTAGCAGCGACACCAGGTCACCAGCCGAACTGGTCAGCGTTCCACCCTCGAGCTCCGTCACGAACACCCGCACCCACCCGAAATTGGGCGAGCATCACGGTCCGTGCACGGCTCTGGACCAACCACCACGAGGAACCCCGTGCAATGGCCGGCCAGTGCTCCTTAGAAAGGAGGTGATCCAGCCGCACCTTCCGGTACGGCTACCTTGTTACGACTTCGTCCCAATCGCCGATCCCGCCTTCGACGGCTCCCTCCACAAGGGTTGGGCCACCGGCTTCGGGCGTTACCGACTTTCGTGACGTGACGGGCGGTGTGTACAAGGCCCGGGAACGTATTCACCGCAGCGTTGCTGATCTGCGATTACTAGCGACTCCAACTTCATGGGGTCGAGTTGCAGACCCCAATCCGAACTGAGACCGGCTTTTTGGGATTCGCTCCACCTCGCGGTATCGCAGCCCTTTGTACCGGCCATTGTAGCATGTTTGCAGCCCTAGACATAAGGGGCATGATGATTTGACGTCATCCCCACCTTCCTCCGAGTTGACCCCGGCAGTCTCCTATGAGTCCCCACCATAACGTGCTGGCAACATAGGACGAGGGTTGCGCTCGTTGCGGGACTTAACCCAACATCTCACGACACGAGCTGACGACAACCATGCACCACCTGTGCACGACCCGATAAAGGACCTGCCATCTCTGACAGATTTCCGTGCATGTCAAGCCTAGGTAAGGTTCTTCGCGTTGCATCGAATTAAGCAACATGCTCCGCCGCTTGTGCGGGCCCCCGTCAATTCCTTTGAGTTTTAGCCTTGCGGCCGTACTCCCCAGGCGGGGCGCTTAATGCGTTAGCTGCGGCACGGAGACCGTGGAATGGCCCCCACACCTAGCGCCCAACGTTTACGGCGTGGACTACCAGGGTATCTAATCCTGTTCGCTCCCCACGCTTTCGCTCCTCAGCGTCAGTTACTGCCCAGAGACCCGCCTTCGCCACCGGTGTTCCTCCTGATATCTGCGCATTTCACCGCTACACCAGGAATTCCAGTCTCCCCTGCAGTACTCTAGTTTGCCCGTATCGACTGCAGGCCCGAGGTTGAGCCTCGGGTTTTCACAGCCGACGTGACAGACCGCCTACGAGCTCTTTACGCCCAATAATTCCGGACAACGCTTGCACCCTACGTATTACCGCGGCTGCTGGCACGTAGTTGGCCGGTGCTTCTTCTGTAGGTACCGTCACTTTCGCTTCGTCCCTACTGAAAGAGGTTTACAACCCGAAGGCCGTCATCCCTCACGCGGCGTCGCTGCGTCAGGCTTTCGCCCATTGCGCAATATTCCCCACTGCTGCCTCCCGTAGGAGTCTGGGCCGTGTCTCAGTCCCAGTGTGGCCGGTCACCCTCTCAGGCCGGCTACCCGTCGTCGCCTTGGTGGGCCGTGACCCCACCAACAAGCTGATAGGCCGCGGGCCCATCCTCAGCCGATGAATCTTTCCACCACCAGACCATGCGGTCAGCGGTCACATCCGGTATTAGCACCAATTTCTTGGAGTTATCCCAGAGCTGAGGGCAGGTTGCCCACGTGTTACTCACCCGTTCGCCGCTAGGGCACCCCCCGAAGGAGGGCCTCGCTCGACTTGCATGTGTTAAGCACGCCGCCAGCGTTCGTCCTGAGCCAGGATCAAACTCTCCGTAGATGATTTGATCACAGGCTGAGACCGAGAGTTGGCACTCTCGTTCAATCAACCAAAGGAACCCAACGACATCCGAAGACGCCGAATGGGGATTTGTTACTTGGCACTGACTTTCGGCACGCTGTTGAGTTCTCAAGGAGCGGACGCGCACGTTCCCCGACCGATTGCTCGGCCGTTCTTCGTGGCGGTGATTCCCACTCTACACCGAGTTCCGCAGCAGTCGAACCACGGGGGTTCGTCCGGCGGTTTCCCAGGCCTTGCGGCCCGGTCCGTTCTCGCTCGGTGCATGGAGAACGATACACGCACTCAGAGGGGCTCTGCAGGGGGGTCCCCGGCGACCCTCTCGAGAACCCTCGACAGCCGCGCTGAGCTGGCAGGACGCGGCTCAGGCCACCCCTCGGGGGCGGAACTGGACGCTCACCCGGGGACCCACCGGCTTCGTCGTCTTCGGGATGCAGTGCTCCCACGTGCGCTGGCACGAGCCGCCCATCACGACCAGGTCGCCGTGCCCGAGCGGGAAGCGGAGGCTCTCGCCCCCACCCATCGGGCGGAGCAGCAGCGGACGCGGTGACCCGAAGGACACGATGGCGACCATCGTGTCCTCGGTGCGGCTGCGACCGATCCGGTCGCCGTGCCAGGCGACGCTGTCCCGGCCGTCGCGGTACAGGCACATGCCCGCGGTGACGAAGGGCTCGCCGAGCTCGGGCCCGTAGTGCGCGTTGAGGTCGCGGCGGGCCTCGGTCAGCATCGGGTGCGGGAGCACCTCGTCACCGCCGTACCACCGGAGCAGCCGCGGGACGGCCACCTCGCGGTCGTACATCTGCCGGCGGTCCTCCCGCCAGCCGATGTCGCCGAGCAGCACGTCGAGCACCAGGTCGGAGCCCTCCACCCAGCCAGGGAGGTGGTCGACCCAGGCGCCACGGGACAGGTGGTGCCGGGTGACCCGGCCGGCCAGCGGGGTGAGCGCGGCCTCCTCGGCGACGTCCCACATGGACGGCTGGTGCGCGAGCGACATGGCAGGACGCTACCGCAGGTTTCGCACAGGTGTTCGAAAACCTGTGGACAACCCTCCTACGCCGAGAGGGCCAGCACGAACGGCAGCACCGAGCCGGCCCCGGCCAGGCGCAGCTCACGGCCGGCGACGGTCATCGTCCAGCGCGAGTCGGCCAGGTCGTCGACGAGCAGGACCGGGGCGTCACCCAGCTCCGCGAGGCGATCCCGCAGCTCCGGACCGACCACGATCCGCTGCCACACCCCGGCCAGCCGGAAGGCGCTGTTGCCCCCGGGGCCGCCGGTGGGCCCACCGTGCGCCAGCTCCAGCTGGCCCAGGTACGGGAGCCGCCCCAACCGGGAGAGCGCCTCGGCCACCCCGGTGACCAGCGCGGGCCGGCGCCGCGACGGCATGGCCACCACGGCACCGGGACGCTGGGCCCAGTCCCAGGCACCCAGCACCCGGGCGCAGGCCTTCACCAGCTCCTCGTCCGGAGGGGCGTCCGAGGTGACGCCCGGGCGGATGACCCGGTGCGAGACCTCCAGCGCGGCGTCCGGGTCCTCCTCCAGCGGCGGGGCCTCGAGGTCCTCGGCCAGGGTGGCCACACCGCCCACGCCGTCGTCCCCGAGCAGGGTGCGCAGCCGCTGGCCCCAGCCGAGGTCGGTGAGCCTGGCCACGGCCCGGCCGGTCTCCACGGACTCGGTGGCGGGGATCTTGCCCTTCACCTGCACGCCCAGCCGGTCGGCACCGGTGGGCCACTGCGCGCGCGGGGCCAGCTCCACGCCGGGGCGGTCGAGCCGGGCCGAGGCCGCCTGCGCCGCACCGGCCGGGATGTCGGTGGCGTACCAGGGGCCGGCGCAGACGTCGCAGCGGCCGCAGGGCGCCGCCGTCGGGTCGTCCAGCGCCTCCTGGAGGAACGCCATCCGGCACTCCGCCGACTCGACCGGCCGGGCGTAGGTGATCATCGCCCGCTGCTCGGCCTCCCGGGTGGCGGTGACCCGGGCGTACCGGTCGGCGTCGTACACCCACGGGACGCCGGTCGACCGCCAGCCGCCCTGCACCCGCTCGACCGCACCGTCGACGGCGAGCACCTTGAGCAACAGCTCCAGCCGGGACCGCCGGACGTCGGCGACCGTCTCCAGCCGGGCGACCGACCAGGCCTTGCCGTCGGCCATCGCGGTGAGCACCGCGGCAGCGTGGTCCTCCCGGGGCATGGACGACGTGGCGAACCACTGCCAGATCGCGAGGTCCTCCGGGCCCGGCAGCAGCAGGACGTCGGCGTGCTCGACGGCGCGGCCGGCGCGACCGACCTGCTGGTAGTAGCTGACCGGGGACGACGGCGCCCCCAGGTGGACGACGAAGCCCAGGTCGGGCTTGTCGAAGCCCATGCCCAGCGCCGAGGTCGCGACCAGCGCCTTCACCCGGTTCTCCCGCAGGGCCTCCTCGGCGTCCTTGCGGTCGGCGTCGTCGAGCCGGCCGGTGTAGGCGCGCACCTCGTGCCCGGAGTCGCGCAGCAGGGCCGCCGTCTCCTCGGCCGCGGCCACCGTCAGCGTGTAGACGATGCCGCTGCCCGGCAGCGACTCCAGGTGCGCGGCGAGCCAGGCCAGCCGGGCCCGGTCGGTGTCCAGCCGCAGGACGCCGAGCCGCAGCGAGTCGCGGGCCAGCGGACCGCGCACCGTGGTGACCTGCACGCCGCCGGCGCCCAGCTGCTCGGCGACGTCGGCGACCACGCGCTCGTTGGCCGTCGCCGTCGTCGCGAGCACCGGGGTGCCGGCCGGCAGCTGACCGAGCAGGTCGCGGATGCGCCGGTAGTCGGGCCGGAAGTCGTGGCCCCAGTCGGACACGCAGTGCGCCTCGTCGACCACCAGCAGCCCGCACCGGGACACCAGGGCGGGCAGCTGCTCGTCGCGGAACCGCGGGTTGGTCAGCCGCTCCGGGGACACCAGCAGGACGTCGACGTCGTCGGCGGCGAGCCGGGCGTTGATGTCGTCCCACTCGGTGACGTTGGAGCTGGAGATCTCCACCGCCTTGATCCCGGCCCGCGCCGCGGCGGCCACCTGGTCGCGCATCAGCGCCAGCAGCGGGCTCACCAGCAGCGTCGGCCCCTTGCCGCGACGGCGGAGGAGCGCGGTGGAGACGAAGTAGACGGCGGACTTCCCCCAGCCGGTGCGCTGCACGACCAGCGCGCGCTGCTGCCGCTCGACCAGCGCGGCGACCGCGTCGTCCTGCCCCTCGCGGAAGACGGCGTCGGGGCGGCCGGTGAGCTCGCGCAGCACGGCGAGCGCCTCGTCGGCGGTGCCCTCGACGAAGCCGGTCTCCACAGCGGTGCTCATGCCCCCGACCGTAGGCGGCGGCACCGACATCGGGGGCCCGGCGTGCGGCGGCTGTGGACGACCGGTTGGATGGGATCCGATGCTGCCGCCGGACAACCACGTGCACTCCGAGTTCTCGTGGGACACCGGCCCACGGGCCTCGCTCCTCCGCGCCTGCGAGCGCGCCGTCGAGATCGGCCTGCCGGCCATCGCCTTCACCGAGCACCTGGACTTCACCGTCTGGGACGCCGCGGACCGGGCGACCGCGCAGGGCCTGACCGACCGCCACCCCGCCAACCAGCTGCCGATCGACGTCGACCTCTACGCCGAGACCATCTGGGAGGCCCGGCAGCGTTTCCCGCAGCTGCGGGTCTGGTCGGGGGTCGAGGCCGGCGAGCCGCACCTGTTCGGCGCGAGCGTGGCGGCCCACCTCTCCGCCAGCCCGGTCGACCGGGTCCTCGGCTCGCTGCACTCGCTGCCGGTCGACGGCCGGCTGATGGGCGTGAACCGGCTGCTGCACGTGCCGGGGGTGGACGTCGTGGCGACGATGCGCCGCTACCTCACCGAGATGGTCGCGATGATCGAGACCAGCGACGTCTTCCAGGTGCTGGCGCACTGCGACTACCCGCGCCGCTACTGGCCCGGTGGGCGCGACCTCTACCCGGAGGCGACCTTCGAGGAGGAGTACCGCGCGGTGTTCCGGGCGCTGGCCGGCAGCGGCCGGGCGCTGGAGGTCAACACGACCAGCCCGCTGTGGTCGGTCGACCTGCTGCGCTGGTACCGCGAGGAGGGCGGCGACGCGGTCAGCTTCGGCAGCGACGGGCACCAGCCGCACCTGGTCGGGCAGCGGTTCGACCTCGCGGTCGACGTCGTCGAGCAGGCCGGCTTCCGGCCGGGCCGCGACCGGTTCGACTTCTGGCGTCGCTGAGACGAGCGCCACACCCGGGTCTGGGACCGTTCCGTCACGGTCGGCCGGTCGGCTGCCGATGACAGCAGGCGTGACGGCTCAGCTCCTCTTCGACGGCACCTTCTCCACCGACGCCGTGGCGTCCGCGGGCCACCGGCTCGTGCAGCAGCTGCACGACGAGGCGATGGCCACGATCGCCTCCCTCGCGGAGACGTGGGACCGGCCGGCCGAGGACGCGCCGGCCGTGGACGAGGAACCGCTGACCTACCAGGACCCGGCCACCTGGTCCGTGGTCGACGACGAGGACGAGCAGTACGGCGAGGACGACGAGGACGACGACGTCCTCGTGCTGCCGCAGGTCGAGCTGCCGGCCCTGCTGCCGCGCCCGCGGCGGGCGACGACGAACGTCGCCGCCCCGGTCGACCCGGAGCCGGCCGGGAACGTGGCGGCCGCGGTGACCGACGAGTTCGCCGTCCCGGCGGAGCGCCAGTACGCCTGACCCCCGAGTTCCGGACTTTCCGGAACCAGTGGGTACCGACTCGGTGGTGCACCGCCGATGAAGGACCCATGACCACTCCCGCAACCACCGACGACGTCGTGCTCGCAGCCGAGGAGACCCCGGCCGGGGTCGCGCTCGCCGCGGGCCTCGAGGCAGTCGCCGGCCTGCACGACGAGGCGCTCGACCGGATCGCCCACCTCGCCGACACCTGGGCCGCCGCGGACGCCCCGGCGGACGAGGTGCGGGTGCTGCGCCTCGCCGAGCGCCCGACCGTGGGCCAGCGGGTCGAGGCTGCCGCCGCCTGACCCCGAGGTGCGCCTGCGGGTACTTCACCGCTAAGGCAGTTTGCCGCTAGGGTCGTGCGATGACCCTCCCCCGCCGCGTCGTCATCGCGCTCGGGGGCAACGCCATGACCGGCCCCGACGGGTCGGCCACCCCCGGCGCCCAGCGGGACGCGATCGCGCAGGCCGCACAGCACGTCGCCGCCGTCGTCGGCACCGGGACAGAGGTCGTGCTCACCCACGGCAACGGCCCGCAGGTCGGGAACCTGCTGGTCAAGAACGAGCTGGCCGCCCACGAGGTGCCGCCGGTCCCGCTGGACTGGAACGTGGCCCAGACCCAGGCCACCATCGGCTTCACCCTCGCCGACGAGCTGGACGCCGCGCTCGCCGCCCGGGGTCTGGGCCAGCGCACCGCCGCCCTCGTCACCCGCACCCTGGTCGACCCGGCCGACCCCGGGTTCACCGACCCCACCAAGCCCGTCGGCCGCTACCTGCCCCGCGAGGAAGCCCAGCGGTTCATCGCCCTGGGCCAGCGCTGGGAGGACCGCGGCGACCGCGGCTGGCGGCGGGTCGTCGCCTCGCCCGAGCCGCGGTCGGTGGTCGACGCACCCGCGATCGCGGCGCTGAGCGCGGCGGGCTTCGTCGTCGTGTGCGCCGGGGGTGGCGGCGTCCCGGTGGTGGACGACGGCCGCGACCACGCGGGCGACGCGACCGCGCTGCGCGGCATCGAGGCCGTCATCGACAAGGACCTCACCGCCGCGCTGCTCGCCTCCGAGCTGGGCGCCGACACCCTCGTCATCGCCACCGACGTCGCGCACGTCATGGTCGACTTCGGCACGCCGACCGCCCGTCCGCTGGGCCGGGTGACCGCCGCCGAGCTGCGCGGGCTCGCGGCGGCCGGCCAGTTCGCGCGCGGCTCGATGGGCCCGAAGGTCGAGGCCGTGCTGCGCTTCGTCGAGTCCGGGGGCACCCGCGCCGTCATCACGTCCCTGGAGCACATCTCCGACGCCGTCAGCGGTGACGACGTCGGCACCGTCCTCACCGCCGAGTAGAAGGAAGAACCAGTGCCTGCACCGATCGAGGTCCGCAAGGTCCCGCTGCACAACGTCAGCGACGCCTCCGAGCTCGCCGAGCTCATCGACTCCGGCGTCATGGACGCCGACCGGGTCGTCGCCGTCATCGGCAAGACCGAGGGCAACGGCGGGGTCAACGACTACACCCGGATCATCGCCGACCGCGCGTTCCGCGAGGTGCTGCTGGAGAAGGGGTCGCGCAGCAAGGAGGAGGTCGGCGAGATCCCGATCGTCTGGTCCGGCGGCACGGACGGCGTCATCAGCCCGCACGCCACCATCTTCGCCACGCTGCCCGAGGACTCGGTCGAGAAGACCGACGAGCCGCGGCTGACCGTCGGGTTCGCGATGAGCGAGGTGCTGCTGCCCGAGGACATCGGCCGGCTCACCATGGTCGAGAAGGTCGCCGAGGGCGTGCGCCGGGCGATGGCCGAGGCCGGCATCACCGACCCCGCCGACGTCCACTACGTGCAGACCAAGACGCCGCTGCTGACCATCGAGACAATCCGCGAGGCCAAGTCCCGCGGCCAGGAGACGTACTACGACGAGCCGCACGGCTCGATGGACCTCTCCAACGGCACCACCGCCCTGGGCATCGCGCTGGCGCTCGGCGAGATCGAGATGCCGGAGCAGAAGCAGGTCATGCGCGACTTCTCGCTGTTCAGCGCGGTCGCGTCCTGCTCGTCCGGCGTGGAGCTGGACCGGGCGCAGATCGTCGTCGTCGGCAACGCCCGCGGGCACGGCGGCGCCTACCGGATCGGCCACTCGGTGATGAAGGACGCGCTGGACCAGGACGGCATCTGGGACGCCATCCGCAACGCCGGGCTCGACCTGCCCGAGCGGCCGCGCACCAGCGACCTGGGCGACAAGCTGGTCAACGTCTTCCTCAAGTGCGAGGCCGACCCGACCGGCTACGTGCGCGGCCGGCGCAACGCGATGCTCGACGACTCCGACGTCTTCTGGCACCGGCAAATCAAGGCGACCGTGGGCGGCGTCGCCGCGTCGGTGACCGGCGACCCGGCGGTGTTCGTGTCGGTGGCCGCGGTGCACCAGGGCCCCTCCGGCGGCGGCCCGGTCGCCGCCATCGTCACGGCGTAGCCGGGAGGACGCCGGCCGGGCTGCGCCCGGCCGGCGTCAGGCGATGCAGCTGGTGTCCTCCGCGGTGCGCTCGCTGGTGGCGTAGGTGCCGTCGGTCGGGGTGGCGACGGGCGGCGTGACGGCCACGCCGACGCCGGTGAAGTCCGAGCCCAGCACGAGCTGCACGGTGCCCTGGGGCAGCGCGTCGTCCACGGTCACCGCGGCGCCGGGCACCTGCGCGGCGACCGCGGCGGCCAGCGCCTCGTCGCCGGCGGCCGCGCTGATCGTGGTGACGTCGGCGGCGTCGGCGTTGCCCCCGCTGCTGGCGACGAACCCGGCGGCGCTGAGCTCGTCGGCGGTGGTCGCGGCGGCGCCGGCCACCCCGGAGCCGTTGAGGACGCTCACCGTGACGTCGCCGGGGTCGGCGGCCTCGACCGCCGGTGCCGCGTCGGCCGGCTCGGGGTCAGCGCTGAGCGAGGCGAAGAAGGCCTTCAGCGCGTCGGGGTCGGCCGGCTCCAGCACCAGGCCGGCGTCCTCCCGGGCGTCCTTGAGCCCGGGGATGGTCTGGAAGGTGATGGCGCCGGGCTGCACGGCCTGCATCTGCGCGGCCAGGTCCAGCAGGCTCAGCCCCTCGTCGACGGTGACGCTGTCGCCGACCTGCTCGATGACCTGACGCTGCTTGACCGGGTTGAGCAGCACGCCCGACGAGAGCACGTTGCGGATCAGACCCGCCAGGAACACCTGCTGGCGGACCTGCCGGTCGATGTCCGTGCGCGGCAGACCGTCACGCTGCCGGACGAACTCGAGCGCATCGGCACCGCTGATCGTCTGGACGCCTGCCTGGAAGTCCGCCCCGGAGTTCACGTCCGAGGTCGCGTTGCACAGGTTCACCTCCACGCCGCCGACGATCGAGCTGATGTTGATGAAGCCGAGCAGGTTGACCTCGGCGTAGTGGTCGATCTGCACGCCGGTGGCGCCGCTGATGGTCTGGATCAGCAGCTGGGCGCCGGCTGCCTGCTTGTCCGCCTCCGACCCGCTGGCGTCGTTGTAGCCGCGGCCGAAGGCGGAGTTCAGCTTCGCCTCCCCGTACCCGGGGATCGACACGTAGAGGTCGCGGGGGATGGAGACGAAGGCCGCCGCCGACCCGTCGGCCGGGATGTGCGCCAGGATCATCGTGTCGGTGTTGAGCAGCCCGTCCGGGTCGCCGGTGTTGAACTCCTGGACCTGCTCGGGGGTCAGCCCGGCGCGGGAGTCACGGCCCACCAGCAGCAGGTTCATCGCCTGCCCGGCGTGGTCGTCGCCCGACGCGTCGGTGTTGCCGTCGGCCGGGATGGCGTCGGTGCGGCCGACGCTCGCGTCGGCCACCCGCGCCAGGTACCAGCCCCACCCGCTGCCGGCGAGCACCAGCACGGCGAGGACGCCGGACAGCGCCCGGACCGCCACGACCAGCCTCCGGGGCGTGCCCGGCCGGGACCGGGCGGCGTGCGCGGCGCTGCGTCCGGCCCGCGGGTCCCGCCGCGGGTCCAGCCGCGGGGGCAGGGTCGGTCCGGTGGGCTCCTCGCGCGGCATGGCCAGCCTCCAGCAGTCCCCGTGACCCGGCGGTGATCGTCGGCCCGAACCTATCGGTCCAGGTCAACCGGGTAGCGGCACCACCCGGGCGGTCAGCGGCGGGCGG
This window encodes:
- a CDS encoding ring-opening amidohydrolase; translation: MPAPIEVRKVPLHNVSDASELAELIDSGVMDADRVVAVIGKTEGNGGVNDYTRIIADRAFREVLLEKGSRSKEEVGEIPIVWSGGTDGVISPHATIFATLPEDSVEKTDEPRLTVGFAMSEVLLPEDIGRLTMVEKVAEGVRRAMAEAGITDPADVHYVQTKTPLLTIETIREAKSRGQETYYDEPHGSMDLSNGTTALGIALALGEIEMPEQKQVMRDFSLFSAVASCSSGVELDRAQIVVVGNARGHGGAYRIGHSVMKDALDQDGIWDAIRNAGLDLPERPRTSDLGDKLVNVFLKCEADPTGYVRGRRNAMLDDSDVFWHRQIKATVGGVAASVTGDPAVFVSVAAVHQGPSGGGPVAAIVTA
- a CDS encoding RecQ family ATP-dependent DNA helicase yields the protein MSTAVETGFVEGTADEALAVLRELTGRPDAVFREGQDDAVAALVERQQRALVVQRTGWGKSAVYFVSTALLRRRGKGPTLLVSPLLALMRDQVAAAARAGIKAVEISSSNVTEWDDINARLAADDVDVLLVSPERLTNPRFRDEQLPALVSRCGLLVVDEAHCVSDWGHDFRPDYRRIRDLLGQLPAGTPVLATTATANERVVADVAEQLGAGGVQVTTVRGPLARDSLRLGVLRLDTDRARLAWLAAHLESLPGSGIVYTLTVAAAEETAALLRDSGHEVRAYTGRLDDADRKDAEEALRENRVKALVATSALGMGFDKPDLGFVVHLGAPSSPVSYYQQVGRAGRAVEHADVLLLPGPEDLAIWQWFATSSMPREDHAAAVLTAMADGKAWSVARLETVADVRRSRLELLLKVLAVDGAVERVQGGWRSTGVPWVYDADRYARVTATREAEQRAMITYARPVESAECRMAFLQEALDDPTAAPCGRCDVCAGPWYATDIPAGAAQAASARLDRPGVELAPRAQWPTGADRLGVQVKGKIPATESVETGRAVARLTDLGWGQRLRTLLGDDGVGGVATLAEDLEAPPLEEDPDAALEVSHRVIRPGVTSDAPPDEELVKACARVLGAWDWAQRPGAVVAMPSRRRPALVTGVAEALSRLGRLPYLGQLELAHGGPTGGPGGNSAFRLAGVWQRIVVGPELRDRLAELGDAPVLLVDDLADSRWTMTVAGRELRLAGAGSVLPFVLALSA
- a CDS encoding alpha-ketoglutarate-dependent dioxygenase AlkB; this translates as MSLAHQPSMWDVAEEAALTPLAGRVTRHHLSRGAWVDHLPGWVEGSDLVLDVLLGDIGWREDRRQMYDREVAVPRLLRWYGGDEVLPHPMLTEARRDLNAHYGPELGEPFVTAGMCLYRDGRDSVAWHGDRIGRSRTEDTMVAIVSFGSPRPLLLRPMGGGESLRFPLGHGDLVVMGGSCQRTWEHCIPKTTKPVGPRVSVQFRPRGVA
- a CDS encoding LCP family protein; the encoded protein is MPREEPTGPTLPPRLDPRRDPRAGRSAAHAARSRPGTPRRLVVAVRALSGVLAVLVLAGSGWGWYLARVADASVGRTDAIPADGNTDASGDDHAGQAMNLLLVGRDSRAGLTPEQVQEFNTGDPDGLLNTDTMILAHIPADGSAAAFVSIPRDLYVSIPGYGEAKLNSAFGRGYNDASGSEADKQAAGAQLLIQTISGATGVQIDHYAEVNLLGFINISSIVGGVEVNLCNATSDVNSGADFQAGVQTISGADALEFVRQRDGLPRTDIDRQVRQQVFLAGLIRNVLSSGVLLNPVKQRQVIEQVGDSVTVDEGLSLLDLAAQMQAVQPGAITFQTIPGLKDAREDAGLVLEPADPDALKAFFASLSADPEPADAAPAVEAADPGDVTVSVLNGSGVAGAAATTADELSAAGFVASSGGNADAADVTTISAAAGDEALAAAVAAQVPGAAVTVDDALPQGTVQLVLGSDFTGVGVAVTPPVATPTDGTYATSERTAEDTSCIA
- a CDS encoding carbamate kinase, with product MTLPRRVVIALGGNAMTGPDGSATPGAQRDAIAQAAQHVAAVVGTGTEVVLTHGNGPQVGNLLVKNELAAHEVPPVPLDWNVAQTQATIGFTLADELDAALAARGLGQRTAALVTRTLVDPADPGFTDPTKPVGRYLPREEAQRFIALGQRWEDRGDRGWRRVVASPEPRSVVDAPAIAALSAAGFVVVCAGGGGVPVVDDGRDHAGDATALRGIEAVIDKDLTAALLASELGADTLVIATDVAHVMVDFGTPTARPLGRVTAAELRGLAAAGQFARGSMGPKVEAVLRFVESGGTRAVITSLEHISDAVSGDDVGTVLTAE
- a CDS encoding PHP domain-containing protein codes for the protein MLPPDNHVHSEFSWDTGPRASLLRACERAVEIGLPAIAFTEHLDFTVWDAADRATAQGLTDRHPANQLPIDVDLYAETIWEARQRFPQLRVWSGVEAGEPHLFGASVAAHLSASPVDRVLGSLHSLPVDGRLMGVNRLLHVPGVDVVATMRRYLTEMVAMIETSDVFQVLAHCDYPRRYWPGGRDLYPEATFEEEYRAVFRALAGSGRALEVNTTSPLWSVDLLRWYREEGGDAVSFGSDGHQPHLVGQRFDLAVDVVEQAGFRPGRDRFDFWRR